From the genome of Lagopus muta isolate bLagMut1 chromosome 22, bLagMut1 primary, whole genome shotgun sequence, one region includes:
- the USP28 gene encoding ubiquitin carboxyl-terminal hydrolase 28 isoform X7, which yields MTAELQAASGGLEADYQVLNKMKEITGIQDADFLHAALKAAKGNLMEALIVLTEERDQEPVQNTAAAEPSSWEGSAVGKEPPQGGAAFDPEKKGDIHSAVAYRQLESPKAHAAERPQEVHSPENKNRSKRKRCEVWGENSKQSDWKRVGDWPVGMKNIGNTCWFSAVIQSLFQLPQFRRLVLSYSFPPSVLESCRTRTGKRNIAFMQELQCLFALMLGTRRKFVDPSAALELLRDAFKSTEEQQQDVSEFTHKLLDWLEDAFQLTVNVKSPGDKSENPMVQLFYGTFLTEGVHEGNTFSKIETFGQYPLQVNGYRNLNECLEGAMVEGEMDEETATQSVKYVQERWFTKLPPVLTFELSRFEFNQSLGQPEKIHTKLEFPQTIYMDRYLYCSKELIQTKREEMKKLKEKMLILQQKLERYMKYGSGPARFPLPDMLQYVLEFITTKPAGAVSSACVSSTEDSQVVDRQSQGESLILGTPSQPDSMLDGKDGKPEDEAVLLANSSTQQQLSTPLQPSAPPAEMLDCPAPHVVSEEEMNLVTACLQRWRNEIEQDVRDLKESIARVSLSIDEMYSDPHLQQVPYHLHAVLVHEGQANAGHYWAFIYNQPRKSWLKYNDISVTESSWEELERDSFGGLRNASAYCLMYISDKASHVVAGEGDGAEVGQFQKEVEALPPELRRYIQEDNWRLEQEAEEWEEEQSCKIPSTASESQELSPESGLGDAASDFASCAEINDPSAAHEQSLRSLSSEHAMIAKEQTAKAIANAAHVYEKNGVEAALCEAFHEEYSRLYLLSKETPTPQNDARLQHVLVYFLQNDAPQQIVERTLLEQFADKNLSYDERSISIMKVARDKLKEIGPDEVNMEEYKKWHEDYSLFRKVSVYLLTGLELYQNRKYKESLTYLIYAYQSNTALLKKGANRGVNESLITLYRRKCLLKLNEVASALFVSCEEAHVAEGISILNELIIPCMHLINNFDISREDMDAIEVMRNRWCSYLGREDMDASLQIRLGELLPRLLDGSTEVVVLKEPPKIRPNSPYDLCSRFAAVMESIHDASTVTVK from the exons ATGACGGCCGAGCTGCAGGCCGCGAGCGGCGGCCTCGAGGCG GATTACCAGGTTTTAAACAAGATGAAGGAGATAACAGGAATTCAGGATGCGGATTTCCTTCACGCTGCTCTCAAG GCTGCTAAGGGAAACCTGATGGAGGCACTCATCGTCCTCACAGAGGAACGTGATCAGGAGCCTGTTCagaacacagctgctgcagagccatcCTCTTGGGAAGGCAGTGCAGTGGGCAAAGAGCCCCCTCAAG GTGGTGCTGCATTTGacccagaaaagaaaggagacatCCACTCAGCTGTTGCCTACAGACAGCTGGAATCACCAAAAGCTCATGCTGCTGAAAG ACCACAGGAGGTCCATTCTCCCGAGAACAAAAATCGCTCCAAAAGGAAACGCTGTGAAGTCTGGGGAGAGAATTCCAAACAGAGCGACTGGAAAAGAGTGGGAGATTGGCCTGTTGGGATGAAGAACATTGGCAACACGTGCTGGTTTAGTGCTGTCATACAG tctcttttccAGCTGCCGCAGTTCCGGAGGTTGGTGCTCAGCTACTCCTTCCCACCAAGTGTCCTTGAGAGCTGTCGGACGCGCACT ggaaaaagaaacattgcaTTCATGCAAGAACTCCAGTGTCTGTTTGCTTTAATGCTGGGAACACGTCGGAAGTTTGTGGAcccttctgcagcactggaacTTTTAAGGGATGCTTTTAAATCAACCGAGGAACAGCAG CAAGATGTGAGCGAGTTTACACACAAGCTGCTGGATTGGCTGGAAGATGCATTCCAGCTCACTGTGAATGTCAA aagcCCTGGGGACAAATCTGAAAATCCAATGGTCCAACTTTTCTATGGGACTTTCTTGACTGAGGGTGTCCACGAGG GCAATACTTTTTCCAAGATCGAAACCTTTGGTCAGTATCCCCTTCAGGTAAATGGTTATCGAAACTTGAATGAGTGCTTGGAAGGAGCCATGGTGGAGGGAGAGATGGATGAGGAGACAGCAACTCAGTCAGTGAAATATGTACAGGAG CGCTGGTTCACCAAACTCCCTCCAGTGCTGACCTTTGAACTCTCCCGATTTGAGTTCAACCAATCCCTGGGACAGCCAGAGAAAATCCACACCAAGCTGGAATTCCCTCAGACCATTTATATGGACAG GTACCTCTACTGCAGCAAAGAGCTCATCCAGACtaagagagaagaaatgaagaaattgaagGAGAAAATGCTGATTCTGCAACAGAAACTGGAAAG GTACATGAAGTACGGCTCTGGCCCAGCACGCTTCCCACTGCCTGACATGCTGCAATACGTTCTGGAGTTCATCACTACAAAGCCTGCTGGTGCTGTGTCCTCTGCATGTGTATCTTCTACTGAGGACTCTCAGGTGGTGGACAGGCAGTCCCAGGGCGAGTCGCTCATTCTGGGCACACCTTCACAGCCTGACAG catgCTGGATGGAAAGGATGGTAAGCCTGAAGATGAAGCTGTCCTATTGGCAAATTCTTCAACACAGCAACAACTGAGCACAcctctgcagccttctgctcCACCAGCAGAGATGTTGGACTGCCCTGCTCCTCACGTGGTTTCTGAGGAAGAGATGAACCTGGTTACAGCATGTTTGCAGCGATGGAGGAATGAGATTGAGCAAGATGTGCGAG ATCTGAAGGAGTCCATTGCCAGAGTCAGCCTGTCCATTGATGAAATGTACAGTGACCCTCACCTCCAGCAG GTTCCCTATCACTTGCACGCTGTCTTGGTGCATGAAGGGCAAGCAAATGCTGGTCACTACTGGGCCTTCATATACAACCAGCCTCGGAAAAGCTGGCTGAAATACAATGACATCTCAGTGACAGAATCATCGTGGGAAGAGCTGGAGAGAGATTCATTTGGTGGCCTGAGGAATGCCAGTGCTTACTGCCTGATGTACATAAGTGATAAGGCATCCCACGTTGTTGCAG GTGAAGGTGACGGCGCAGAGGTCGGGCAGTTCCAGAAGGAGGTGGAAGCTTTGCCCCCAGAGCTGAGGCGTTACATCCAGGAGGACAACTGGCggctggagcaggaggcagaggagtGGGAGGAAGAGCAGTCTTGCAAGATTCCTTCAACTGCTTCTGAATCTCAAGAGCTGTCTCCTGAGTCGGGGCTAGGTGATGCCGCGTCTGATTTTGCAAGCTGTGCTGAAATTAATG ATCCATCTGCAGCCCACGAGCAGAGCCTGCGCTCTCTGTCCTCAGAGCATGCCATGATTGCAAAGGAGCAGACTGCCAAAGCTATTGCCAATGCAGCCCATGTCTACGAAAAGAACGGCGTGGAGGCAGCGCTCTGCGAG GCATTCCACGAGGAGTACTCCAGACTTTATCTCCTTTCCAAAGAGACCCCAACCCCTCAGAACGATGCCCGGTTGCAACACGTGCTCGTTTACTTCCTTCAAAACGATGCTCCCCAGCAGATTGTGGAACGGACCCTCCTCGAGCAGTTTGCAGACAAAAACCTCAGCTACGATGAAAG GTCAATTAGCATTATGAAGGTAGCACGAGATAAACTGAAAGAGATCGGTCCTGATGAGGTCAATATGGAGGAGTACAAG AAATGGCACGAAGACTACAGTCTTTTTCGGAAGGTGTCTGTTTACCTGCTTACAGGGTTGGAGCTGTACCAGAATAGAAA GTACAAGGAGTCCCTGACCTACCTGATCTATGCCTACCAAAGCAACACCGCCCTGCTGAAGAAGGGAGCCAACAGAGGAGTGAATGAATCACTGATCACCTTGTATAGAAGAAAGTGTCTCTTG AAGCTGAATGAGGTGGCATCGGCTCTATTTGTAAGCTGTGAGGAAGCTCATGTGGCAGAGGGCATTAGCATCCTGAATGAGCTGATCATCCCCTGTATGCACCTCATTAACAACTTtgacatctccagagaagacaTGGATGCCATTGAGGTCATGAGAAACCGCTGGTGCTCCTATCTGGGACGAGAAGACATGGACG caagcCTGCAGATCAGGCTGGGCGAGCTGCTCCCCCGCCTGCTCGAcggctccacggaggtggtggTGCTGAAGGAGCCCCCAAAGATCCGTCCCAACTCCCCATACGACCTCTGCAGCCGCTTTGCAGCGGTGATGGAGTCCATCCATGACGCCTCGACTGTGACTGTGAAGTAG
- the USP28 gene encoding ubiquitin carboxyl-terminal hydrolase 28 isoform X3, with translation MTAELQAASGGLEADYQVLNKMKEITGIQDADFLHAALKAAKGNLMEALIVLTEERDQEPVQNTAAAEPSSWEGSAVGKEPPQGGAAFDPEKKGDIHSAVAYRQLESPKAHAAERPQEVHSPENKNRSKRKRCEVWGENSKQSDWKRVGDWPVGMKNIGNTCWFSAVIQSLFQLPQFRRLVLSYSFPPSVLESCRTRTGKRNIAFMQELQCLFALMLGTRRKFVDPSAALELLRDAFKSTEEQQQDVSEFTHKLLDWLEDAFQLTVNVKSPGDKSENPMVQLFYGTFLTEGVHEGNTFSKIETFGQYPLQVNGYRNLNECLEGAMVEGEMDEETATQSVKYVQERWFTKLPPVLTFELSRFEFNQSLGQPEKIHTKLEFPQTIYMDRYLYCSKELIQTKREEMKKLKEKMLILQQKLERYMKYGSGPARFPLPDMLQYVLEFITTKPAGAVSSACVSSTEDSQVVDRQSQGESLILGTPSQPDSMLDGKDGKPEDEAVLLANSSTQQQLSTPLQPSAPPAEMLDCPAPHVVSEEEMNLVTACLQRWRNEIEQDVRDLKESIARVSLSIDEMYSDPHLQQVPYHLHAVLVHEGQANAGHYWAFIYNQPRKSWLKYNDISVTESSWEELERDSFGGLRNASAYCLMYISDKASHVVAGEGDGAEVGQFQKEVEALPPELRRYIQEDNWRLEQEAEEWEEEQSCKIPSTASESQELSPESGLDPSAAHEQSLRSLSSEHAMIAKEQTAKAIANAAHVYEKNGVEAALCETEEVDPTKAQLGETAFTAQAEQPQDAKETEPAAQSSSQISEVEIPSVGKVPVRSDADGYNEEVMLSPAMQGVILAIAKARQTFDRDGSEAGLVKAFHEEYSRLYLLSKETPTPQNDARLQHVLVYFLQNDAPQQIVERTLLEQFADKNLSYDERSISIMKVARDKLKEIGPDEVNMEEYKKWHEDYSLFRKVSVYLLTGLELYQNRKYKESLTYLIYAYQSNTALLKKGANRGVNESLITLYRRKCLLKLNEVASALFVSCEEAHVAEGISILNELIIPCMHLINNFDISREDMDAIEVMRNRWCSYLGREDMDASLQIRLGELLPRLLDGSTEVVVLKEPPKIRPNSPYDLCSRFAAVMESIHDASTVTVK, from the exons ATGACGGCCGAGCTGCAGGCCGCGAGCGGCGGCCTCGAGGCG GATTACCAGGTTTTAAACAAGATGAAGGAGATAACAGGAATTCAGGATGCGGATTTCCTTCACGCTGCTCTCAAG GCTGCTAAGGGAAACCTGATGGAGGCACTCATCGTCCTCACAGAGGAACGTGATCAGGAGCCTGTTCagaacacagctgctgcagagccatcCTCTTGGGAAGGCAGTGCAGTGGGCAAAGAGCCCCCTCAAG GTGGTGCTGCATTTGacccagaaaagaaaggagacatCCACTCAGCTGTTGCCTACAGACAGCTGGAATCACCAAAAGCTCATGCTGCTGAAAG ACCACAGGAGGTCCATTCTCCCGAGAACAAAAATCGCTCCAAAAGGAAACGCTGTGAAGTCTGGGGAGAGAATTCCAAACAGAGCGACTGGAAAAGAGTGGGAGATTGGCCTGTTGGGATGAAGAACATTGGCAACACGTGCTGGTTTAGTGCTGTCATACAG tctcttttccAGCTGCCGCAGTTCCGGAGGTTGGTGCTCAGCTACTCCTTCCCACCAAGTGTCCTTGAGAGCTGTCGGACGCGCACT ggaaaaagaaacattgcaTTCATGCAAGAACTCCAGTGTCTGTTTGCTTTAATGCTGGGAACACGTCGGAAGTTTGTGGAcccttctgcagcactggaacTTTTAAGGGATGCTTTTAAATCAACCGAGGAACAGCAG CAAGATGTGAGCGAGTTTACACACAAGCTGCTGGATTGGCTGGAAGATGCATTCCAGCTCACTGTGAATGTCAA aagcCCTGGGGACAAATCTGAAAATCCAATGGTCCAACTTTTCTATGGGACTTTCTTGACTGAGGGTGTCCACGAGG GCAATACTTTTTCCAAGATCGAAACCTTTGGTCAGTATCCCCTTCAGGTAAATGGTTATCGAAACTTGAATGAGTGCTTGGAAGGAGCCATGGTGGAGGGAGAGATGGATGAGGAGACAGCAACTCAGTCAGTGAAATATGTACAGGAG CGCTGGTTCACCAAACTCCCTCCAGTGCTGACCTTTGAACTCTCCCGATTTGAGTTCAACCAATCCCTGGGACAGCCAGAGAAAATCCACACCAAGCTGGAATTCCCTCAGACCATTTATATGGACAG GTACCTCTACTGCAGCAAAGAGCTCATCCAGACtaagagagaagaaatgaagaaattgaagGAGAAAATGCTGATTCTGCAACAGAAACTGGAAAG GTACATGAAGTACGGCTCTGGCCCAGCACGCTTCCCACTGCCTGACATGCTGCAATACGTTCTGGAGTTCATCACTACAAAGCCTGCTGGTGCTGTGTCCTCTGCATGTGTATCTTCTACTGAGGACTCTCAGGTGGTGGACAGGCAGTCCCAGGGCGAGTCGCTCATTCTGGGCACACCTTCACAGCCTGACAG catgCTGGATGGAAAGGATGGTAAGCCTGAAGATGAAGCTGTCCTATTGGCAAATTCTTCAACACAGCAACAACTGAGCACAcctctgcagccttctgctcCACCAGCAGAGATGTTGGACTGCCCTGCTCCTCACGTGGTTTCTGAGGAAGAGATGAACCTGGTTACAGCATGTTTGCAGCGATGGAGGAATGAGATTGAGCAAGATGTGCGAG ATCTGAAGGAGTCCATTGCCAGAGTCAGCCTGTCCATTGATGAAATGTACAGTGACCCTCACCTCCAGCAG GTTCCCTATCACTTGCACGCTGTCTTGGTGCATGAAGGGCAAGCAAATGCTGGTCACTACTGGGCCTTCATATACAACCAGCCTCGGAAAAGCTGGCTGAAATACAATGACATCTCAGTGACAGAATCATCGTGGGAAGAGCTGGAGAGAGATTCATTTGGTGGCCTGAGGAATGCCAGTGCTTACTGCCTGATGTACATAAGTGATAAGGCATCCCACGTTGTTGCAG GTGAAGGTGACGGCGCAGAGGTCGGGCAGTTCCAGAAGGAGGTGGAAGCTTTGCCCCCAGAGCTGAGGCGTTACATCCAGGAGGACAACTGGCggctggagcaggaggcagaggagtGGGAGGAAGAGCAGTCTTGCAAGATTCCTTCAACTGCTTCTGAATCTCAAGAGCTGTCTCCTGAGTCGGGGCTAG ATCCATCTGCAGCCCACGAGCAGAGCCTGCGCTCTCTGTCCTCAGAGCATGCCATGATTGCAAAGGAGCAGACTGCCAAAGCTATTGCCAATGCAGCCCATGTCTACGAAAAGAACGGCGTGGAGGCAGCGCTCTGCGAG ACAGAGGAGGTAGATCCAACGAAGGCCCAACTGGGAGAAACAGCCTTTACAGCTCAGGCAGAACAGCCTCAGGATGCTAAAGAAACAGAGCCTGCTGCCCAAAGTAGCTCACAGATCTCAGAAGTGGAAATCCCCAGTGTGGGGAAGGTTCCTGTTAGATCTGATGCAGATGGATATAATGAGGAG GTGATGCTGAGTCCAGCCATGCAAGGTGTCATCCTGGCTATTGCAAAAGCCCGCCAGACCTTTGATCGTGATGGGTCTGAAGCGGGGCTCGTTAAG GCATTCCACGAGGAGTACTCCAGACTTTATCTCCTTTCCAAAGAGACCCCAACCCCTCAGAACGATGCCCGGTTGCAACACGTGCTCGTTTACTTCCTTCAAAACGATGCTCCCCAGCAGATTGTGGAACGGACCCTCCTCGAGCAGTTTGCAGACAAAAACCTCAGCTACGATGAAAG GTCAATTAGCATTATGAAGGTAGCACGAGATAAACTGAAAGAGATCGGTCCTGATGAGGTCAATATGGAGGAGTACAAG AAATGGCACGAAGACTACAGTCTTTTTCGGAAGGTGTCTGTTTACCTGCTTACAGGGTTGGAGCTGTACCAGAATAGAAA GTACAAGGAGTCCCTGACCTACCTGATCTATGCCTACCAAAGCAACACCGCCCTGCTGAAGAAGGGAGCCAACAGAGGAGTGAATGAATCACTGATCACCTTGTATAGAAGAAAGTGTCTCTTG AAGCTGAATGAGGTGGCATCGGCTCTATTTGTAAGCTGTGAGGAAGCTCATGTGGCAGAGGGCATTAGCATCCTGAATGAGCTGATCATCCCCTGTATGCACCTCATTAACAACTTtgacatctccagagaagacaTGGATGCCATTGAGGTCATGAGAAACCGCTGGTGCTCCTATCTGGGACGAGAAGACATGGACG caagcCTGCAGATCAGGCTGGGCGAGCTGCTCCCCCGCCTGCTCGAcggctccacggaggtggtggTGCTGAAGGAGCCCCCAAAGATCCGTCCCAACTCCCCATACGACCTCTGCAGCCGCTTTGCAGCGGTGATGGAGTCCATCCATGACGCCTCGACTGTGACTGTGAAGTAG